The genomic window TCGAGGACGCGGGCAGTGGCAGCATTGGTGTTCGGCGACAAGCCGGGTTGCACGCAGCCTTCGAGCATCAGCATGCGGCGCGAATGAGTCGTAGCCGAAGGACGTGCCCCGGCATCAAGGGGCGCGGGGGGCATCTTGTCGCGCAGCTTGCCGGGCACCAGTGGCTTGAAGGTCTGGCCAAGCTTGAGCAGGGCAGAAAAGCGCTTGGGCTCGACCAGCATCTTGCGTAACGCATAGCGCTGGGCGCGTTCTGCCGCTGGGCGCGGGACGCGGCGTTCAATTTCAGCGCGGCCGATATCCAGCAGTTTGTGGTACTCCACCCCAGACGGGCAGGTGGTTTCACAGTTGCGGCAGGTCAGGCAGCGGTCAAGGTGAAGCCGGGTTTCCTCGGTGACCTGGTCATCGTCATCCTGGCTTTCGAGCAGTTCCTTCATCAGGTAGATGCGCCCGCGCGGGCCATCACGCTCGTCACCGAGTATCTGGTAGGTTGGGCAGGTCGCGTTACAGAAGCCGCAGTGAACGCAGCTGCGTAAGATACGTTCCGCTTCCTGAATATGCGGCTTCTGGCGGTCTGCGTCGGTAAAATGCGTCTGCATGTCAGCTCTCCTGGTTAAAACGCCGCATAAAGACGCCCGGGATTGAAAATACCCTGGCTATCCAGCTGTGCTTTCAGCTGACGGTGATATTTTTCCACCACTGGATTGAGTGGTGTGAAGGGGGCTTGCGCACCGCCATAGACAGCAGGCGTGTAACAGGTGGCATGGCCGCCTGCCTGTTGGCAGACGTCGCGGAGGGTGTCGGCGTCAAGCGATGTCTTGATAAAACGCTGGCTGCCCGCCCAGTCATAGAAAATATCGCTCTCGGCAATATCCAGCGCCAGGGCTGGGGTGTTGGGGGGCAACGACAGCCGCCATAGTGCCTTGTCGTTATTCTGGGTGAAAAAAGCGTGCTCCAGATCGCGCAGCTCTCGCCACAGATCCTCACTGATTTCCTCGCCGCCCAGTTGTTCACGGGTAGCGCTTACGGAGCTTTTGCCGCCTTCCAGGCGCAGAAACAGCTCACCGGCGTGCCAGGCAGCAGCGGTGATTGGCAGCGGCTGGCGGCCCAGCTTGGCCAGTTTTTTGAGCGCATCATCCAAGGGCATGGAGAGCTTCAGGCTGTGGCTTGCAGTGGGTTTGGGCAGCACCTTGAAGGAAATATCTGCCAGCACACCCAGAGTGCCTTGGGCACCCACCATCAGGCGCGACATATCGTATCCGGCCACGTTTTTCATGACCTCGCCACCAAAGCGCAACAGCTTGCCTTCCTGGCTGATGACCCGTGCGCCCAGCACGAAATCGCGGGCGGCGCCAGCCCAGGGGCGGCGTGGCCCGGAAAGCCCGGTGGCCACCGCGCCACCAATGGTGCTGGCGCTGCCAAAGCGCGGCGGTTCAAAGGCCAGTATCTGGTTATGCTCGGCAAGAGCGTCTTCAAGGTCGCTGATACGAGTGCCAGCACGCACGGTAACCACCAGCTCGATGGGGTCGTAGGAGACAATGCCGGTGTGTCCAGCCATTTCCAGCGGTTCGCCGTCAACCGGAAGACCGTAGAAGCCCCGGGTATTACCGCCAACAATACGCAGCGGTGAGCGTTCGGCGTAGGCCTGTTTGACCTGGGCGCAAAGAGAATCAGCAATGTCTTGATCAGCGTTCAGCGTGGCGGTCTCAGTCATAATCTTTCCTGCAGGCTCAGAAACGGGGCAGTTCCGGATGCGGAAGCTCGTTGTTGTGTACATGCATGGCGCCAAATTCAGCGCAGCGGGCAAGGGTCGGGATGTTCTTGCCAGGGTTGAGCAGACGGTCAGGGTCAAAGGCCGCTTTCAGGGCATGAAAGACACTGATCTCGTCGGCCTGGAACTGGCTGCACATCTGGTTGATCTTCTCGCGCCCAACGCCATGTTCACCGGTAATCGAGCCACCGGCGGCCACGCAGAGTTCAAGAATCTTGCCGCCGACCTCTTCTGCCAGCGCCAGTTCGCCTTCGCGGTTGGCATCAAACAGAATCAGAGGGTGCATGTTGCCATCACCGGCATGGAATACGTTGGCCACGGGCAGGCCGCTTTCCTGGGACAGCGCCGCAATGCCCTTGAGTACGCGGGGCAGTTCGCGGCGCGGAATGGTGCCGTCCATGCAGTAGTAATCCGGTGACATGCGCCCCACCGCCGGAAAGGCGTTCTTGCGACCCGCCCAGAACTTGGCTCTTTCGGCTTCATCACGGGCCAGTTTGATATCGGTGGCGCCGGCTTTCTCAAGCACCTGGCGAACGGTCTGGCAATCGTCGTCGACGTCGGCTTCCACGCCATCCAGCTCGCACAGCAGAATGGCCTCGGCCTCAACGGGGTAGCCCGCCTTGACGAAGTCTTCCGCGGCCTGGATGGCCAGCTTGTCCATCATTTCCAGGCCACCGGGAATAATCCCTGCAGCAATGATATCGCCCACAGCGCGGCCGGCTTTTTCAACATCATCAAAGCTTGCCATCAGCACCTTGGCGGTTTCCGGCTTGGGCAGCAGTTTGACGGTAATCTCGGTGACCACACCGAGCATACCTTCAGAGCCATTCATCAGTGCCAGCAGGTCAAAACCAGGGGCGTCCAGCGCCTCGGAGCCCAGCGTCATGCATTCGCCTTCGATGGTAATGATATCGACACGCATGACATTGTGAACGGTCAGGCCATACTTCAGGCAGTGAACACCACCGGCGTTTTCAGCAACGTTGCCGCCAATGGAGCAGGCAATCTGGGAAGACGGGTCTGGCGCATAGTAAAGCCCGTAAGGCGCAGCGGCCTCGGAAATGGCCAGATTGCGTACCCCGGGCTGAAGGCGGGCAAGGCGGGCATCCGGGTCGATGGCCAGGATCTTCTTGAAGCGTGACATTACCAGCAGGACACCGCGCTCCAGCGGCAATGCGCCGCCGGAAAGGCCGGTGCCAGCGCCGCGAGTGACCACGGGGACACCCAGCGCGTGACAGCGTTTCAGCAGTGTCTGCACCTGCTCAAGCGTCTCGGGTAGGGCGACCAGCATGGGAAGAACGCGGTAAGCGGCTAAGCCGTCGCATTCGAAAGGACGCAGGTCTTCTTCGCGATGCAGTAGCGTCAGTGAGGGCGCTGACTGCTGTAAATCTGCGAGGATATCGCTTTTTTCAAAAGACTGCAGTTCACCATCGATACGTTCATCATAAAGAATGTTCATGGCTGCTCCTGAGGGCAAGGAGGGCGTAAGAAAAACGCTGGTTTTGATTCTATGGAAAATGTTTTCATAAATCTATCCCTGCTATTAAAAAGCGTTAACTTAGCGCCCGCTAATTGACCAAGTTCATCAGTGACTGAACGCTTGCCTACTTGTAATAGGGCGTGCGCGGTAGCTTGCCGATGCCAGGGTTAAAGCAGTTGGTCGGGTCGAGCTTGCGATAGAACGCCGCCAGATCCTTCTTGGCCGGATAGAGATGCCCGACATTATGCTCGGCAGGGTATTCAGCGCCCCTTTCATCAAGAATTTTCAGCATGGCCTTTTTCAGCGCATCCACATCAGCGCCGCGGCGGAAGATATAGTCCTGGTGAAACACATGGCAGAAGAAGTGGCCGTAATAAAGCCGATGGACAATATCCTTGGAGATGCTTTCTGGCAGTTGCTCGAACCATTCAGGGTCATTACGTGACAGCGCAATATCCAGGGCCAGAATGTCTTCGACGT from Halomonas sp. CH40 includes these protein-coding regions:
- the glcE gene encoding glycolate oxidase subunit GlcE; the encoded protein is MTETATLNADQDIADSLCAQVKQAYAERSPLRIVGGNTRGFYGLPVDGEPLEMAGHTGIVSYDPIELVVTVRAGTRISDLEDALAEHNQILAFEPPRFGSASTIGGAVATGLSGPRRPWAGAARDFVLGARVISQEGKLLRFGGEVMKNVAGYDMSRLMVGAQGTLGVLADISFKVLPKPTASHSLKLSMPLDDALKKLAKLGRQPLPITAAAWHAGELFLRLEGGKSSVSATREQLGGEEISEDLWRELRDLEHAFFTQNNDKALWRLSLPPNTPALALDIAESDIFYDWAGSQRFIKTSLDADTLRDVCQQAGGHATCYTPAVYGGAQAPFTPLNPVVEKYHRQLKAQLDSQGIFNPGRLYAAF
- the glcD gene encoding glycolate oxidase subunit GlcD — encoded protein: MNILYDERIDGELQSFEKSDILADLQQSAPSLTLLHREEDLRPFECDGLAAYRVLPMLVALPETLEQVQTLLKRCHALGVPVVTRGAGTGLSGGALPLERGVLLVMSRFKKILAIDPDARLARLQPGVRNLAISEAAAPYGLYYAPDPSSQIACSIGGNVAENAGGVHCLKYGLTVHNVMRVDIITIEGECMTLGSEALDAPGFDLLALMNGSEGMLGVVTEITVKLLPKPETAKVLMASFDDVEKAGRAVGDIIAAGIIPGGLEMMDKLAIQAAEDFVKAGYPVEAEAILLCELDGVEADVDDDCQTVRQVLEKAGATDIKLARDEAERAKFWAGRKNAFPAVGRMSPDYYCMDGTIPRRELPRVLKGIAALSQESGLPVANVFHAGDGNMHPLILFDANREGELALAEEVGGKILELCVAAGGSITGEHGVGREKINQMCSQFQADEISVFHALKAAFDPDRLLNPGKNIPTLARCAEFGAMHVHNNELPHPELPRF